A stretch of Brachyspira suanatina DNA encodes these proteins:
- a CDS encoding arylsulfatase, which yields MNKDNIFSKSLLFAGALSSSMISASCNDNNSAADNSVVLANNNIEKPNIVYIVIDDMGFSDLGCYGSEISTPNIDKLAENGLRYNNFCVTPLSSPTRAALLSGRNSHSVGMGRLANYTLNAPHSTAQITNTAALTPRVLKDNNYNTYAVGKWHVAPLWETSSIGPYNNWPLGRGFDKFYGFMDGETDQFNPELVDGNTHVDTVYDDNYHLTEDITDRAIYYIKSHKSISKEKPFMLYYATGAAHSPHQVPEEYVKKYENVYNVGWDKIREARLKKQKELGIVPMDAELSPLNENVKPWNELDEDTKRLFIEYEKHYAAFIEHTDAQIGRLIKALEDMGELDNTVIFLIADNGPSPSGKATGTLNTVNIKNGIMSDIEKDVKRINEFSKLAPNYPQGWAQVSATPFRYYKESANYLGGIRVPLIIHYPKGIDKSQNGSIRTQFSFVTDIAKTVLDITGIKEPKTVDGIEQMPLHGYSLLPTFNDANADTKRTTQYFELYGNRGLYDNGYFLSISHKKGDSFDNDNFALYDLNTDFSQLKDISKENESKLKEMKNLWDKEAEKYGVNPLDDRVHVELIAKQLSENIEKKNSLTLYPNTSSINVNISAIPTALNRSYDITAYLNRKSSAEEGVLLAFGNHYGGYSLYIINNKLNYEYIYDDAKYHIEVNEPLPLGELAIKVKYIKTGKDSGEASLLVNDKEVGKLALPKVYPMTANTTDGMSAGRDLQGNVSDRYEGRGHFEYSGDLEKVTVEGYNDYNKIAI from the coding sequence ATGAATAAAGATAATATTTTTTCTAAATCATTATTGTTTGCAGGTGCATTAAGTTCATCAATGATAAGTGCAAGCTGTAATGATAATAATTCGGCGGCTGATAATAGTGTAGTTTTAGCTAATAATAATATAGAAAAGCCCAATATTGTTTATATAGTTATAGATGATATGGGCTTTTCGGACTTAGGCTGTTACGGTTCAGAGATAAGCACGCCTAATATAGATAAGCTAGCAGAAAACGGACTTCGCTATAATAATTTTTGTGTTACTCCTTTAAGTTCACCTACAAGAGCAGCACTTTTAAGCGGAAGAAATTCTCATTCTGTAGGTATGGGAAGGCTTGCTAATTATACTTTAAATGCTCCTCATTCTACAGCACAAATAACAAATACTGCAGCTTTAACACCAAGAGTACTTAAAGATAATAATTATAATACTTATGCAGTAGGTAAATGGCATGTGGCTCCTTTATGGGAAACCAGCAGCATAGGGCCTTATAATAATTGGCCTTTAGGAAGAGGATTCGATAAGTTCTACGGATTTATGGACGGAGAAACTGATCAATTTAATCCTGAACTTGTTGACGGAAATACTCATGTTGATACTGTATATGATGATAATTATCATTTGACAGAAGATATTACAGACAGAGCTATTTATTATATTAAAAGCCATAAATCAATATCAAAAGAAAAACCTTTCATGCTTTACTATGCAACAGGTGCAGCACATTCACCTCATCAAGTACCGGAAGAATATGTGAAGAAGTATGAGAATGTTTATAATGTTGGCTGGGATAAAATAAGAGAGGCGAGATTAAAAAAACAAAAAGAATTAGGCATAGTACCAATGGATGCAGAACTTTCTCCATTAAATGAAAATGTTAAGCCTTGGAATGAACTTGATGAAGATACAAAAAGATTATTTATAGAATATGAAAAACATTATGCCGCTTTCATAGAACATACTGATGCACAAATAGGAAGATTAATAAAAGCATTGGAAGATATGGGAGAGCTTGATAATACTGTAATATTCTTAATAGCTGATAATGGCCCTTCTCCTTCTGGAAAAGCTACAGGAACTTTGAATACTGTTAATATAAAAAATGGTATTATGTCAGATATAGAAAAAGATGTTAAAAGAATAAATGAATTTTCTAAATTAGCACCTAATTATCCTCAAGGCTGGGCACAGGTTTCTGCTACTCCTTTTAGATATTATAAAGAAAGTGCAAATTATTTAGGCGGAATAAGAGTACCTTTAATAATACATTATCCTAAAGGTATTGATAAATCACAAAACGGAAGCATAAGAACACAATTTAGTTTCGTTACAGATATAGCAAAAACCGTATTAGATATTACAGGCATAAAAGAACCTAAAACAGTTGATGGTATAGAACAAATGCCTTTGCATGGATATAGTTTACTTCCTACTTTCAATGATGCAAATGCTGATACTAAAAGAACTACTCAGTATTTTGAACTTTACGGAAATAGAGGATTATATGATAATGGATACTTCTTATCAATTTCTCATAAAAAGGGTGATAGTTTTGATAATGATAATTTTGCTCTTTATGATTTGAATACTGATTTCTCTCAGCTTAAAGATATTTCAAAAGAAAATGAGAGCAAATTAAAAGAGATGAAAAACTTATGGGATAAAGAGGCAGAAAAATACGGAGTTAATCCTCTTGATGATAGAGTGCATGTTGAACTAATAGCTAAGCAATTGAGCGAAAATATAGAAAAGAAAAACTCTTTAACATTATATCCAAATACATCAAGTATAAATGTTAATATATCAGCTATACCTACAGCACTAAACCGTTCTTATGATATAACAGCTTATTTAAATAGAAAATCATCAGCAGAGGAAGGCGTATTATTGGCATTTGGTAATCATTACGGAGGATATTCATTATATATAATAAATAATAAATTAAATTATGAATATATATATGATGACGCAAAATATCATATAGAAGTAAATGAGCCTTTGCCTTTAGGTGAGTTAGCTATAAAAGTTAAATACATAAAAACTGGTAAGGATTCAGGAGAGGCTTCATTATTAGTAAATGATAAAGAAGTCGGAAAACTCGCATTACCTAAAGTATATCCAATGACAGCAAATACAACAGACGGAATGTCAGCAGGAAGAGATTTACAAGGCAATGTAAGCGATAGATATGAAGGCAGAGGACATTTTGAATACAGCGGAGATTTAGAGAAAGTAACAGTTGAAGGATATAATGATTATAACAAAATAGCTATATAA
- a CDS encoding sugar-binding transcriptional regulator — translation MNIFDDASLLYTVAKYYYIDDYSQSEIAKILNISRPQISRLLKRARELEIVKIEISMPNNIKDESKAEKIKKYLNLKDVLIVEDSNDNKLLYVKASEYLSALIENSKKIGVGWNETLYNISIELKYNDSDKQKVFYPLIGNLGNNNNPYLQITTIVDRFAEKFNSKAYFNNYPALIEKKSLNNNDLEKLEEFKKFWSDLDVAVIGLSSRRESYQSYISDIPKVDKLNIDEIEGIILGSFFMNNGETFNYPDKYYINSIMLSELKKIKDIVCIVSGVKKIDIIKFVAMKKYFNILITDEATADSIISNFNL, via the coding sequence ATGAATATCTTTGATGATGCAAGCTTGCTTTATACAGTTGCTAAATATTATTATATAGATGATTATTCCCAAAGCGAAATAGCTAAAATTTTAAATATATCAAGACCTCAAATATCAAGATTATTAAAAAGAGCCAGAGAATTAGAAATAGTAAAAATAGAAATATCCATGCCTAATAATATTAAAGATGAAAGCAAGGCAGAAAAGATAAAAAAATATTTGAATCTTAAAGATGTTTTGATAGTAGAAGATTCAAATGATAATAAACTTTTATATGTAAAAGCATCAGAGTATTTATCTGCTTTAATAGAAAATAGTAAAAAAATAGGAGTAGGGTGGAATGAAACCCTATACAATATTTCTATAGAATTAAAATATAATGACTCAGATAAACAAAAAGTATTTTATCCGCTTATAGGAAATTTAGGAAATAATAATAATCCTTATTTACAAATTACTACTATAGTTGATAGATTTGCTGAAAAATTCAATTCAAAAGCTTATTTCAATAATTATCCTGCATTGATAGAAAAAAAATCTCTTAATAATAATGACCTTGAAAAATTAGAGGAGTTCAAAAAATTTTGGTCTGATTTAGATGTTGCTGTAATAGGTTTAAGCAGCAGGAGAGAATCTTATCAATCATATATATCCGATATACCAAAAGTAGATAAATTAAATATTGATGAAATAGAAGGAATAATATTAGGAAGTTTTTTCATGAACAATGGAGAAACTTTTAATTATCCTGATAAATATTATATAAACTCTATAATGCTTTCAGAATTAAAAAAGATTAAAGATATAGTTTGTATAGTTTCCGGAGTAAAAAAAATAGATATTATTAAATTTGTAGCTATGAAGAAGTATTTTAATATTTTAATAACCGATGAAGCTACAGCAGACTCTATAATATCAAACTTCAATTTATGA
- a CDS encoding methyl-accepting chemotaxis protein produces the protein MKKIHSIRVQMPIAISILSTFFLVLIVAILSYRSHAIVKDSTLSGFDNTVNGYKDMLDVWLDDSINLIKTYAVSPIVRNYLVNREIDIRTTLTEFEAINEYVLDIGITDTNGIILDNVNSVKIGENITTVRPNILNILKNNNNEASFDDGIQRSSADNKWSLAVICGVKYNGEYVGNVYMIMDWEDLAIKLQELKLPERTRIFAIDDNNIVVLDTKNEINTEANEAYTSIIKGGMYSGVMNYISSVSNDPRTAVYSRLENLDWYLIMAMDDKVIYKANNDSIFISIIICILSIIFINVFAFLYIKKVTHPLKVLMQHATSISEGNINARIKDNYGKDEFGQLEKVFDVMSSKLAEVVSNVNDASREIMTAAQSMMESSNELSVRTDSQSSSLEETAASIEEMVSNIKTSAEKSLLGKNMMSESMQYIEDAANIIAQTASNIEEVYQSSEKIKDITKIIEDIAFQTNILALNASVEAARAGDQGKGFAVVASEVRNLAQTTQASVKDITELVDNTSQKIDTATQTAKQSQEIFVDLQNKVSDTSKLMETITSNALEQESGTNQISIEVNNMESATTQNAALAENSNEISKSLVEKAEFLERSIEFFKISHN, from the coding sequence ATGAAAAAAATACATTCTATAAGGGTACAAATGCCTATAGCCATAAGCATTTTAAGTACATTTTTTTTAGTCTTGATAGTAGCAATATTATCATACAGATCACATGCAATAGTTAAAGATTCAACATTATCTGGCTTTGATAATACAGTAAATGGTTATAAAGATATGCTAGATGTTTGGCTTGATGATAGTATAAATTTAATAAAAACTTATGCAGTATCCCCTATAGTAAGAAATTATTTAGTAAATAGAGAGATTGATATAAGAACCACTCTTACCGAATTTGAGGCTATTAATGAATATGTACTTGATATAGGTATAACAGATACAAATGGAATAATTTTAGATAATGTTAATAGTGTAAAGATAGGAGAAAATATAACAACAGTAAGACCTAACATTTTAAATATATTAAAAAATAATAATAATGAGGCATCTTTTGATGATGGAATACAGAGATCTAGTGCTGATAATAAATGGTCATTGGCTGTTATTTGCGGAGTGAAATATAATGGAGAATATGTTGGAAATGTATATATGATTATGGATTGGGAGGATTTAGCCATTAAACTTCAGGAATTAAAATTGCCTGAAAGAACGAGAATATTTGCAATTGATGATAATAATATTGTTGTATTAGATACTAAAAATGAAATTAATACGGAAGCTAATGAGGCATATACTTCAATAATAAAAGGAGGAATGTATTCTGGAGTTATGAATTATATATCTTCTGTAAGCAATGATCCTAGGACTGCGGTTTACAGCAGACTCGAAAATTTGGATTGGTATTTAATTATGGCTATGGATGATAAGGTTATTTATAAGGCTAATAATGATTCTATATTCATATCTATAATTATATGTATTTTATCTATTATTTTTATAAATGTATTTGCTTTTCTTTATATTAAAAAAGTTACTCATCCTCTTAAAGTTTTAATGCAGCATGCTACTAGTATATCAGAAGGAAATATAAACGCCCGTATTAAAGATAATTATGGAAAAGATGAATTTGGACAATTGGAAAAAGTATTTGATGTTATGAGCAGCAAATTGGCTGAGGTTGTTTCTAATGTTAATGATGCTTCAAGGGAAATAATGACAGCAGCACAAAGTATGATGGAAAGCAGTAATGAATTATCTGTAAGAACTGATTCTCAGTCATCTAGTTTGGAAGAAACAGCAGCAAGTATTGAAGAAATGGTTTCTAATATAAAAACTTCTGCTGAAAAATCTTTGCTTGGAAAAAATATGATGTCAGAATCTATGCAGTATATAGAAGATGCAGCCAATATAATTGCTCAAACTGCTTCAAATATAGAAGAAGTTTATCAGTCTAGTGAGAAAATAAAAGATATTACAAAGATTATTGAAGACATTGCCTTTCAAACTAATATATTAGCTCTTAATGCTTCAGTAGAGGCGGCACGTGCGGGAGATCAAGGAAAGGGATTTGCTGTAGTTGCTTCAGAAGTTAGAAATCTTGCTCAAACTACCCAGGCTTCGGTTAAAGATATCACTGAATTAGTAGATAATACTTCTCAGAAAATAGATACGGCTACTCAAACTGCAAAACAATCTCAGGAAATATTCGTTGATTTACAGAATAAAGTATCTGATACCTCTAAATTAATGGAGACTATTACATCAAATGCATTAGAGCAGGAATCAGGAACTAATCAGATAAGTATAGAAGTAAATAATATGGAATCTGCTACAACTCAAAATGCTGCTTTAGCTGAAAACTCAAATGAAATTTCAAAGAGCTTGGTTGAAAAAGCAGAGTTTTTAGAAAGAAGTATTGAGTTTTTTAAGATTTCACATAATTAA
- a CDS encoding sodium-translocating pyrophosphatase, giving the protein MNYEILAENARFFTISAAILTLAFAFYFYKWMRKQDEGNDTMKEIASHVRSGAIAYLKQQYKVIAFFFAGAFIIFAILSYALKVQNPFIPIGFLTGGFFSTLSGFLGMKTATYASARTANAASKSLNEGLTIAFRSGAVMGLTVVGLALFDISLWFIVLNVWLDNSLFGTDFLNLASTGIAKGTAEYTAAKMHFVTTTMLSFGVGASFQALFARVGGGIFTKAADVGADLVGKVEAGIPEDDPRNPAVIADNVGDNVGDVAGMGADLYESYAGSILAAMSLGSAAFGYINPDVSPIFAVSLPMILAAIGTLSSIIGVFFVKTKEGATMGELLKSLRVGVYVSSAIIIVVAFLLVKALLPNNLGLFVSIIVGLIAGNVVGFFTEYYTAAEYRPTQWVAEQSKTGPATVIIGGLAVGMQSTLIPVVTVVISIILAFGFAGGFGAEASSFSQGLYGIALASVGMLSTLGITLATDAYGPIADNAGGNAEMSGLPESVRERTDALDSLGNTTAATGKGFAICSAALTAMALIAAYIEEIKTSLGRMINTGNLTSIDIGTVQYTANSAKELYDKVVYSLGMNEFMNAFNIHLMNPKVLIGIFIGAMLVFFFCALTMKAVGRAAAGVVEEVRRQFREIKGLLAGDKGVKADYEKAVQICTKSAQKEMIVPSVLAIIVPVVVGFLFGVPAVIGMLVGGLTAGFAMAVMMSNAGGAWDNAKKYIEAGNLGGKKIIDPKTGEKITNPNHAAAVIGDTVGDPFKDTSGPSINILIKLMSLISVVFAGAIVAFSPKIQAILGIADQIIK; this is encoded by the coding sequence ATGAATTATGAAATATTAGCTGAAAACGCCCGCTTTTTTACAATATCAGCGGCAATTTTAACATTAGCGTTTGCCTTCTATTTCTATAAATGGATGCGTAAACAAGATGAAGGTAATGACACTATGAAAGAAATAGCTTCGCATGTACGCTCAGGTGCTATAGCTTATCTTAAACAACAGTATAAAGTTATAGCTTTCTTTTTTGCTGGAGCTTTCATTATTTTTGCTATTCTTTCTTATGCATTAAAAGTTCAAAACCCATTCATTCCTATAGGATTTTTAACAGGCGGTTTCTTCTCAACTTTGTCTGGTTTCTTAGGTATGAAAACTGCTACTTATGCATCAGCAAGAACTGCTAATGCTGCTAGTAAGTCTTTAAATGAAGGTTTAACAATAGCATTCCGTTCTGGTGCTGTTATGGGACTTACTGTTGTAGGTCTTGCTTTGTTTGACATTTCATTATGGTTTATAGTATTGAATGTATGGCTTGATAATAGTTTATTTGGCACAGATTTCCTTAATTTAGCTTCTACAGGTATAGCTAAAGGTACTGCTGAATATACTGCTGCTAAAATGCACTTTGTAACTACTACAATGCTTAGCTTTGGTGTAGGTGCTTCTTTCCAAGCTTTATTTGCTCGTGTTGGAGGCGGTATATTTACTAAAGCTGCTGATGTTGGTGCTGACTTAGTAGGTAAAGTTGAAGCAGGTATCCCTGAAGACGACCCAAGAAACCCTGCTGTTATAGCTGACAACGTAGGCGATAACGTAGGTGACGTTGCTGGTATGGGTGCTGACCTTTATGAATCTTATGCAGGTTCTATACTTGCTGCTATGAGTTTAGGTTCTGCTGCTTTCGGATATATTAATCCTGATGTTAGCCCAATATTTGCTGTATCTCTTCCTATGATACTTGCTGCTATTGGTACACTTTCTTCTATTATAGGTGTATTCTTCGTTAAAACTAAAGAAGGTGCTACTATGGGAGAATTATTAAAGTCTTTAAGAGTTGGTGTTTATGTAAGTAGTGCTATAATCATTGTAGTTGCTTTCTTACTTGTAAAAGCTTTACTTCCAAACAATTTGGGATTATTTGTTTCTATAATCGTTGGACTTATAGCTGGTAACGTAGTTGGTTTCTTCACAGAATACTATACTGCTGCTGAATACAGACCTACTCAATGGGTAGCTGAACAGTCTAAAACAGGTCCTGCTACAGTTATAATAGGCGGACTTGCTGTAGGTATGCAATCTACTTTAATACCTGTTGTTACAGTAGTTATATCTATAATATTAGCATTCGGTTTTGCGGGCGGTTTTGGTGCTGAAGCTTCTTCATTCTCTCAAGGTTTATATGGTATTGCTTTAGCTTCTGTTGGTATGTTATCTACTTTAGGTATTACATTAGCTACAGATGCTTATGGTCCTATAGCTGACAATGCCGGCGGTAACGCTGAAATGTCAGGACTTCCTGAGAGTGTTAGAGAAAGAACTGATGCTTTAGACTCTTTAGGTAACACTACTGCTGCTACTGGTAAAGGTTTCGCTATTTGTTCTGCTGCTTTAACTGCTATGGCTTTGATTGCTGCTTATATTGAAGAGATTAAAACTTCTTTAGGAAGAATGATTAATACTGGTAATCTTACTTCTATAGATATAGGTACTGTTCAATACACTGCTAACAGTGCTAAAGAATTATACGACAAAGTTGTTTATAGTTTAGGTATGAATGAGTTTATGAATGCTTTCAATATTCACTTAATGAACCCTAAAGTATTAATAGGTATATTTATTGGTGCTATGTTAGTATTCTTCTTCTGTGCTTTAACTATGAAAGCTGTTGGACGTGCTGCTGCAGGCGTTGTAGAAGAAGTTAGAAGACAGTTCAGAGAAATCAAAGGTTTATTAGCTGGTGATAAAGGTGTAAAAGCTGATTATGAAAAAGCAGTTCAAATCTGTACTAAATCAGCTCAGAAAGAAATGATTGTTCCTTCTGTATTAGCAATCATTGTACCTGTTGTAGTTGGTTTCTTATTTGGAGTACCTGCTGTTATAGGTATGTTAGTAGGAGGTTTAACTGCTGGATTTGCTATGGCTGTTATGATGTCTAATGCTGGCGGTGCTTGGGACAATGCTAAAAAATACATTGAAGCTGGTAATTTAGGCGGTAAAAAAATAATTGATCCAAAAACTGGAGAAAAAATTACTAACCCTAACCATGCTGCTGCTGTTATAGGTGATACAGTTGGTGACCCATTCAAAGATACTTCCGGACCTTCTATCAACATTCTTATCAAATTAATGAGCTTGATAAGTGTTGTATTCGCTGGTGCTATAGTTGCTTTCTCACCAAAAATTCAAGCAATATTAGGTATTGCTGATCAAATTATTAAGTAA
- a CDS encoding histidine phosphatase family protein, translated as MKILFIRHGQTQLNAEGRWLGSTDAPLSESGKEVLINKKNIVEKYKPVQKLYCSPMKRCLETADIYFNGMNKEIINDLKERCFGDFEGKNHDELKNNPYYKEFFRTNWKSNVPNGETSESFFNRTEKSYLYIIEDMNKNNLDYTAVVTHGGVIMSIFSRYDNQKLDFYDYLIQNGSGYYAEIDDKNNINIIEKL; from the coding sequence ATGAAAATATTGTTCATACGTCATGGTCAAACTCAATTAAACGCTGAAGGAAGATGGCTTGGTTCTACCGATGCTCCATTATCTGAATCTGGCAAAGAAGTATTAATAAATAAAAAAAATATAGTAGAAAAATATAAACCTGTACAAAAACTATATTGCAGCCCTATGAAAAGATGCTTAGAAACAGCGGATATATATTTTAATGGTATGAACAAAGAAATTATAAATGATTTGAAAGAAAGATGTTTCGGAGATTTTGAAGGTAAAAATCATGATGAATTAAAAAATAATCCATATTATAAAGAATTTTTTAGAACTAATTGGAAAAGCAATGTACCAAATGGTGAAACATCTGAAAGCTTCTTCAATAGAACAGAAAAATCATATCTCTATATAATAGAAGATATGAATAAAAATAATTTAGATTATACTGCTGTTGTAACTCATGGAGGAGTTATTATGTCAATATTCAGCAGATATGATAATCAAAAATTAGATTTTTATGATTATCTTATACAAAATGGAAGCGGATATTATGCAGAAATAGATGATAAAAATAATATAAATATTATAGAAAAGTTATAA
- a CDS encoding cobalamin biosynthesis protein CobD/CbiB produces the protein MKILLILPISFLLNIFIKNIKFDPFVFVSRLHFIAEDLFRKKGNPENKILAYTIGILSSLILIAIGFLIPFFILMLLYKVHFILGLIVELALCYITLGIRKPLEISSYIHHSMIANDIKKAKSLLKENAEIDTEDIGEEQIIKNTIEYTIISIAEDYIYPAIFLLLGGAPLCIAYKVIYVLSESSSDTIYIDENKSDDVFGILNIKLCYILNIIPSFFTALICIIASIFFKYEYKNAFAVLKRDGKNNKARLESGIAGAMNIELGGEYIKDGEIYDRPLVGEYLEDLNPNHIEKANKLILTSAIFALAALIIIKLISMLISSIIF, from the coding sequence ATGAAAATATTATTAATACTGCCTATATCTTTTCTTCTAAATATATTTATAAAAAACATCAAATTTGATCCTTTTGTCTTTGTATCAAGACTTCATTTTATAGCTGAAGATCTATTTAGAAAAAAAGGAAATCCTGAAAATAAAATATTAGCATATACAATAGGAATATTATCATCTTTAATACTTATAGCTATAGGTTTCTTAATTCCTTTCTTTATTTTAATGCTTTTATATAAAGTTCATTTTATATTGGGATTAATAGTAGAACTTGCTCTATGTTATATAACATTAGGCATTAGAAAGCCTTTGGAAATAAGCTCCTATATACACCATAGCATGATAGCAAATGACATTAAAAAAGCTAAATCTCTTTTAAAAGAAAATGCTGAAATTGATACAGAAGATATTGGTGAAGAACAAATAATCAAAAACACAATAGAATATACTATAATAAGCATTGCTGAAGATTATATATATCCTGCTATATTTTTATTGTTAGGAGGTGCTCCTCTTTGTATAGCTTATAAAGTTATATATGTACTTTCTGAGAGTTCTTCTGATACTATATATATAGATGAAAATAAAAGCGATGATGTATTTGGAATATTAAATATCAAATTATGCTATATATTAAATATAATACCTTCATTCTTTACTGCTTTGATTTGTATTATTGCATCTATATTCTTCAAATATGAATATAAAAATGCATTTGCTGTTTTAAAAAGAGATGGTAAAAATAATAAAGCAAGATTAGAATCAGGTATTGCCGGTGCTATGAATATAGAACTTGGGGGAGAATATATAAAAGACGGCGAAATATATGACAGACCATTAGTAGGAGAATATTTGGAAGATTTAAATCCTAATCATATAGAAAAAGCTAATAAATTAATATTAACTTCTGCTATATTTGCTTTGGCAGCATTGATAATAATTAAACTTATTTCTATGTTAATATCTTCAATAATTTTTTAA
- a CDS encoding MATE family efflux transporter, giving the protein MMNIQKMDKSFFKYVLPAIFSTMLGGFYIVVDGFFVGNSMGDIGLTAINLVYPIGTLLMAAAVMLGMGGSVIMSTYLGEGNIEGFNRAKVNTFISLILASIILTVVLLLLKKSLIYLLGARDEVFKQADSYITTIILGGSFQIISFGSMPIIRNSGKTIHAMSFMGVGLITNIILDYLFLMVFDLEMFGAALATIIAQGLVALIAVYYLFLRKKNRTKIRLSDFDLSMTKRALQIGLSPFGLVMAPSLIVIFNNLQCIKYGGYLGTTAYSVMNYIYGSILHLFEGVAEGCQPMISYFKGACRNDLMRKVFKKGILFDIILGAFLMITVLIFRNKLGILFGASIETNAIISLGLPIISSGFILQPIVRLGTAYFYSSGESRYSTLLTYIDPLFVSPLCILILPLFLKLNGIWFAVPVSQLILAILFSFIFYNTNLKNDNLINKAVYQNE; this is encoded by the coding sequence ATGATGAATATTCAAAAAATGGATAAGTCTTTTTTCAAATATGTTTTACCTGCTATATTTTCAACTATGCTTGGAGGCTTTTATATAGTTGTAGACGGTTTTTTCGTTGGTAATTCTATGGGAGATATAGGCCTTACTGCGATTAATTTAGTTTATCCTATAGGTACTTTGCTTATGGCTGCTGCTGTTATGCTTGGTATGGGAGGCTCTGTTATAATGTCAACATATCTTGGAGAGGGTAATATAGAAGGATTTAATAGGGCTAAAGTAAATACTTTTATTTCTTTAATATTAGCTAGTATAATATTAACTGTTGTTCTTCTTTTATTAAAAAAGAGTCTTATATATTTGCTTGGAGCAAGAGATGAGGTATTTAAACAGGCTGATTCATATATTACTACTATAATTTTAGGAGGCAGTTTTCAAATAATATCATTCGGTTCTATGCCTATAATAAGAAATTCAGGAAAAACAATTCATGCCATGAGTTTTATGGGAGTTGGACTTATAACAAATATTATTCTTGATTATTTATTTTTAATGGTTTTTGATTTAGAGATGTTCGGTGCTGCTTTAGCTACAATAATAGCTCAGGGATTAGTTGCTTTAATAGCGGTTTATTATCTATTTCTAAGAAAGAAAAACAGAACAAAAATAAGATTATCAGATTTTGATTTATCTATGACAAAGAGAGCTTTGCAAATAGGGTTATCTCCATTTGGTTTGGTTATGGCTCCTTCTCTTATAGTGATATTTAATAATCTCCAATGCATCAAATATGGAGGATATTTAGGTACTACTGCATATTCTGTAATGAATTATATATACGGCTCTATTTTGCATTTGTTTGAGGGAGTTGCAGAGGGATGTCAGCCTATGATAAGTTATTTTAAAGGTGCATGCAGAAATGATCTTATGAGAAAAGTATTTAAAAAAGGTATATTGTTTGATATTATACTTGGAGCTTTTCTTATGATAACAGTATTGATTTTTAGAAATAAACTTGGAATATTATTCGGTGCATCTATAGAAACTAATGCTATAATAAGTTTGGGGCTTCCTATAATATCATCAGGTTTTATACTTCAGCCTATAGTAAGGCTTGGAACTGCATATTTTTATTCATCAGGAGAAAGCAGATATTCTACGCTTTTAACATATATAGACCCTTTATTTGTAAGTCCTTTATGTATATTGATACTTCCTTTATTTTTGAAACTTAATGGTATATGGTTTGCTGTACCTGTATCACAGTTAATATTAGCTATTTTATTTTCATTTATATTTTATAATACGAATTTAAAGAATGATAATTTAATCAATAAAGCAGTTTATCAAAATGAATAA
- a CDS encoding PepSY-like domain-containing protein, with translation MTKYNIKFYFLILILYIVSSSFLFFDDESNIQFIPYTSLPSNIQEFVNTYFNEYEVYSAAVSTHYMVIFKGGSSINFNRKGEWTSIIGNRKIIQISTAEKFIDSKIMNIIKNKYTSINNIYKRSKGYEFKVDDAYYIYIDYNGNILKIKKA, from the coding sequence ATGACTAAATATAATATAAAATTTTATTTTTTAATATTAATACTATATATAGTGTCTTCCTCATTCTTATTTTTTGATGATGAAAGTAATATTCAATTTATACCTTATACATCATTACCAAGTAATATTCAGGAATTTGTAAATACATACTTTAACGAATATGAAGTGTATAGTGCTGCAGTATCCACTCATTATATGGTTATTTTTAAAGGCGGTTCATCTATAAACTTTAACAGAAAAGGCGAATGGACTTCTATAATAGGAAACAGAAAAATAATACAGATAAGTACAGCTGAAAAATTTATTGACAGTAAAATCATGAATATCATAAAAAACAAATATACAAGCATAAATAATATATACAAAAGAAGCAAAGGCTATGAGTTTAAAGTAGATGATGCATACTATATTTATATAGACTATAACGGAAATATTTTAAAAATAAAAAAAGCCTAA